In Bicyclus anynana chromosome 22, ilBicAnyn1.1, whole genome shotgun sequence, the following proteins share a genomic window:
- the LOC112057700 gene encoding ras-like protein 2, with amino-acid sequence MSRPGDRPNQAQTYKLVVVGGGGVGKSAITIQFIQSYFVTDYDPTIEDSYTKQCVIDDIPAKLDILDTAGQEEFSAMREQYMRSGEGFLLIFSVADHASFEELFKFHKQILRVKDRDEFPMLMVGNKADLEHQRLVTLDEAQALSRQLKIPYIECSAKARMNVDQAFHELVRLVRRFQEAERIHIKAEHRNKKKKCTIL; translated from the exons ATGTCACGGCCAGGCGATAGACCTAATCAGGCGCAAACATACAAGCTGGTCGTGGTCGGAGGCGGTGGAGTTGGGAAGAGTGCTATCACAATTCAATTTATACAG AGTTACTTTGTGACGGACTATGACCCCACCATTGAAGACAGCTACACTAAGCAGTGTGTCATCGATGATATACCTGCTAAATTGGACA TCCTGGACACAGCTGGTCAAGAGGAGTTCAGTGCGATGAGAGAGCAGTACATGCGCTCCGGCGAGGGATTCCTCCTCATCTTCTCAGTGGCAGATCATGCCAGCTTCGAGGAGCTGTTCAAGTTCCACAAGCAGATCCTGCGCGTCAAGGACAGGGATGAGTTCCCCATGCTCATGGTTGGGAACAAGGCTGATTTGGAGCATCAGAGATTG gTAACACTGGACGAAGCGCAAGCTCTCTCCCGCCAACTGAAAATACCTTACATCGAATGCAGTGCAAAAGCGCGCATGAACGTAGACCAGGCCTTCCACGAGCTGGTCAGACTCGTGCGGCGGTTCCAAGAGGCTGAGAGGATTCACATCAAGGCCGAACACAGAAACAAGAAGAAAAAGTGCACCATCTTGTAA
- the LOC112057740 gene encoding cyclin-H has product MFSTSSQRKFWTFSDETELASHREKHNLEFIAKHGHHIEEYQRYNFFLSPEEERLLLKQYELHLKEFCKRFMPPMPKGVVGTAFHYFKRFYLYNSTMDYHPKEILATCVYLACKVEEFNVSINQFVANIKGDREKASDIILNNELLLMQQLNYHLTIHNPFRPVEGFLIDIKTRCSLANPERLRGGIDEFLEKVFLTDGCLLYAPSQIALAAVLHAASKEQENLDSYVTDMLFHDAGSDKLATLIEAVRKIRSMVKMVESPARERVRVIEKKLDRCRNQENNPDSEIYKRRMREALDEDDMLQTGSGRMSLDTSGITQVLSPSAS; this is encoded by the coding sequence atgttttcgaCCAGCAGTCAGAGAAAATTTTGGACTTTTAGTGACGAAACTGAACTCGCTAGCCATAGAGAGAAACACAATTTGGAGTTCATAGCGAAACACGGGCACCATATCGAGGAATACCAACGCTATAACTTCTTCCTATCACCAGAGGAAGAGAGGCTGTTACTGAAGCAGTACGAGCTGCATTTGAAAGAGTTTTGCAAGAGATTCATGCCTCCGATGCCCAAAGGAGTCGTCGGTACCGCATTTCActattttaaaaggttttatttatacaattccACTATGGATTACCATCCAAAAGAAATTTTAGCTACGTGCGTGTATCTGGCGTGCAAAGTTGAAGAATTCAATGTGTCCATAAACCAGTTTGTCGCTAACATAAAAGGTGACAGAGAGAAAGCTTCAGACATTATTCTGAACAACGAATTGCTATTAATGCAGCAGTTAAATTATCATTTGACCATTCACAACCCTTTTCGTCCGGTCGAAGGGTTCCTAATTGACATAAAGACTAGATGTTCACTTGCAAATCCTGAGCGCTTGCGTGGTGGTATTGACGAGTTTTTGGAAAAAGTTTTTTTGACTGATGGCTGCTTACTCTACGCGCCGTCTCAGATCGCTCTGGCGGCCGTGCTCCACGCGGCGAGTAAAGAACAAGAGAACCTTGACAGCTATGTCACCGACATGCTATTCCATGACGCTGGATCAGATAAACTAGCCACGCTCATTGAGGCGGTACGGAAAATACGGTCTATGGTCAAAATGGTGGAAAGTCCAGCACGAGAGAGGGTACGAGTCATAGAGAAAAAACTGGACAGGTGTAGGAACCAAGAGAACAACCCTGACAGTGAGATTTACAAACGACGTATGCGGGAAGCATTAGATGAAGATGACATGCTGCAGACAGGAAGTGGGAGGATGTCTCTCGACACTAGTGGAATCACACAAGTCCTTTCGCCATCGGCTtcataa